GCGTCACCGGCGTTTCCACATGCGCGCGCGGCGCGTGCGTGATATCGACGAATGTCATGTTCATGGCGATGCGCCCGACGATGGGGCAGCGAATGCCGTCGACGACAAACGCTCCGCGACTGGAGAGCGCGCGCGGAATGCCGTCGGCATATCCGAGCGGCACGATGCCGATGCGCATCTCGCGCGGCGCGTGAAACGTGTTGCCGTAGCCGACGGCGGCCCCGGCGGCGATCGTTCGCGTGACGACCAGCGAAGAACGATACGAGAGCGCCGGCTCGAGCGCTAAGCCGTGCCCGGCCATTCCTTCGCGCGTCTGCGGCGAAGGCCAAAGGCCATAAAGCGCTATGCCGAAGCGCGTCATATCCAGGCGCGTCGCCGGCCACAGCATCGCGGCTGCCGATGCCGCGATGTGTCGCGTCGGCGTGAAGTGGCGCGTGCTGAGCGCGGCGTGCGCTTGCGCGCACGCGTGGTCGAATTGCTCGAGTTGGAACATCGTGTACGGGGAATCGATCTCTTCGGCCGCGGCGAGATGCGAGAAGATGCCGGCAATTTCGATATCGGCGATGCGCACGTAGTCTTCCACCGTGTCGGCAAGATCGCTCGGCTCGATGCCCAAACGGTTCAGCCCGGTGTTGATTTTGACGTGCACGCGCGCGAGCCGCGCACGCTTGCGCGCCGCCGCCGCGAGTTGATGGGCGAAGTGCTTGGTATCCCAGAGCGCCAATTCCAGCTTCGCATTGACGGCCGCTTCGAGCGCGTCGGGCGGGACCGGGCCCAACACCAAGATGGGAGCGGTGATGCCGGCCTCGCGCAGCGCGAGCGCTTCTTCGAACGCATAGACGCAAAGCTTCGTGCCCAGGGCTTCCACGGCGAGCGCGGTTTGCACGGCGCCGTGCCCGTAGGCATTCGCCTTCACGACGAATGCGGCGTGGTTGCGGCCTCCGACGAGCGCTGCCAGCGCGGTTGCGTTGCGACGCAGCGCCGGCAGCGAAATCTCGAGCCGTCCGATCATCGATCCATGCGCGCCACGACGAATGCGAGCGGCATGCCGAAGAAGATGACGTGCGCGCCGATCGCATAGTTGAAGAATGCGGGCAGCGATGCGGGCCAGACGAAGTTGTTGTCGCCCAAAAGCACGATTTCCATGAACATGTACACCACGAAGCCATAGATCGGCCCGGAAATGTACCAGCGCTCGTTCATATACGGGCGCGTCGATGCGAGGTAGGCATAGCCGCCGGCCCAGCCGATAGCGACTAGCAGATGGATCAGCAGGCCAAGCCAGGCAAACGAGAGGCTGGTGAACGCTTGCTTGCCGATGACCGTCGAGGCGACCCACTGCCACGATTGCAGCAGGCTGCCGTGGGCGGGGACGATGATAGTGGCCCAGAGGTAGGCCTCGATGAAAATGCCGGCGACGAGGCCGGCAACCACGGCCTGCGTGATGATGGAGCCCCAGGGTAGGGCGCGAGAAGTAGCCATGAGCCGATGCTTCGACCAGGCGTTCGATGCGCCTTGACGCCCGGTGCCCATGCTTGCTCTCAGGTTTACGTTGCTCTAAGGATTAGCGCAGGGTTGGTTGGGTACCAT
Above is a genomic segment from Candidatus Dormiibacterota bacterium containing:
- the alr gene encoding alanine racemase, with the protein product MIGRLEISLPALRRNATALAALVGGRNHAAFVVKANAYGHGAVQTALAVEALGTKLCVYAFEEALALREAGITAPILVLGPVPPDALEAAVNAKLELALWDTKHFAHQLAAAARKRARLARVHVKINTGLNRLGIEPSDLADTVEDYVRIADIEIAGIFSHLAAAEEIDSPYTMFQLEQFDHACAQAHAALSTRHFTPTRHIAASAAAMLWPATRLDMTRFGIALYGLWPSPQTREGMAGHGLALEPALSYRSSLVVTRTIAAGAAVGYGNTFHAPREMRIGIVPLGYADGIPRALSSRGAFVVDGIRCPIVGRIAMNMTFVDITHAPRAHVETPVTLIGTDGEANVSADDWAHWAETINYEIVARLPSELPRVYLTG